The Gammaproteobacteria bacterium genome has a segment encoding these proteins:
- a CDS encoding GatB/YqeY domain-containing protein produces MSLKTQVSDDMKSALRGGEKLRLTTIRMLLAAIKQREVDERRELSDGDILQVVEKLIKQRREAATQFKSAGRNDLEARELEETRILSVYLPVQLTESEIRALLDAAIAESGAASMKDMGKVMNVLRPRLQGRADMAQVSALLKAKLAG; encoded by the coding sequence ATGTCGCTCAAGACCCAGGTCAGCGACGACATGAAAAGCGCCCTGCGCGGCGGCGAGAAATTGCGGCTGACGACCATCCGCATGTTGCTTGCCGCGATCAAGCAGCGCGAGGTGGACGAGCGTCGGGAACTTTCCGACGGCGACATCCTTCAGGTCGTCGAGAAGCTGATCAAGCAGCGACGGGAGGCAGCCACCCAGTTCAAGTCCGCAGGCCGGAATGACCTGGAAGCCCGCGAACTCGAAGAAACGCGGATCCTCTCCGTATACCTGCCCGTTCAGCTTACGGAATCTGAAATACGGGCCTTGCTCGACGCCGCGATCGCCGAATCCGGCGCGGCCAGCATGAAGGACATGGGCAAGGTCATGAACGTCCTGCGACCCAGGTTGCAGGGACGGGCCGACATGGCCCAGGTCAGCGCTCTGCTGAAGGCAAAACTCGCCGGCTGA
- the rpsU gene encoding 30S ribosomal protein S21, whose product MPSVRVRENEHFDAALRRFKRACEKAGVLTELRRREFYEKPTQERKRKRAAAIKRQLKRTSRETNRRRRLY is encoded by the coding sequence TTGCCAAGCGTACGCGTCCGCGAAAACGAGCACTTCGATGCCGCCCTGCGTCGCTTCAAACGCGCCTGCGAGAAGGCGGGCGTCCTGACGGAACTGCGCCGGCGGGAGTTCTACGAGAAACCGACCCAGGAACGCAAGCGCAAGCGGGCCGCAGCGATCAAGCGTCAACTCAAGCGCACCTCGCGCGAAACAAATCGCCGACGCCGACTGTACTGA
- the tsaD gene encoding tRNA (adenosine(37)-N6)-threonylcarbamoyltransferase complex transferase subunit TsaD translates to MAVLGIETSCDETSVAVYDRDRGLLAHLIHSQVAIHAPYGGVVPELASRDHIRRLLPMVEQAMAEAGVRGDDLQAVAYTAGPGLIGALLVGATVGCGLASAWRRPAVAVHHMEAHLLAPLLESQPPQFPFVALLVSGGHSMLVQVAALGRYRILGQTLDDAAGEAFDKTAKVLGLPYPGGPALARLAADGGRDRFAFPRPLLNRNGLDFSFSGLKTAVSVKARELRDPAGVLDDIDRRDLAKSFEEAVVDTLVAKCLRAMKATGLERLIVAGGVGANARLRARLRHELTAAGLSVYYPQNEFCTDNAAMVALTGALRLREGSSAAPAVQARARWELEELQPP, encoded by the coding sequence ATGGCCGTACTGGGAATCGAGACCAGCTGTGACGAGACGTCGGTGGCCGTTTATGACCGCGACAGGGGCTTGCTGGCACACCTGATCCACAGCCAGGTCGCCATCCACGCACCTTATGGTGGTGTCGTGCCGGAACTGGCCTCCCGCGACCATATCCGGCGCCTGCTGCCGATGGTGGAGCAGGCCATGGCTGAGGCTGGTGTGCGGGGTGACGACCTACAGGCGGTCGCCTATACCGCCGGGCCAGGGCTCATTGGTGCCTTGCTGGTCGGCGCCACCGTCGGCTGCGGCTTGGCGAGCGCCTGGCGCCGGCCCGCAGTCGCCGTGCACCACATGGAGGCCCACCTGCTCGCGCCGTTACTGGAGTCGCAGCCGCCGCAGTTCCCCTTCGTCGCCCTGCTGGTTTCGGGAGGTCACAGCATGCTCGTGCAGGTGGCCGCCCTGGGCCGCTACCGGATCCTGGGGCAGACCCTGGACGATGCGGCCGGCGAGGCCTTCGACAAGACTGCCAAGGTGCTCGGTTTGCCCTATCCGGGCGGTCCCGCGCTCGCGCGTCTTGCCGCCGACGGCGGTCGCGACCGCTTCGCGTTTCCGCGACCGTTGCTCAATCGCAATGGTCTCGATTTCAGTTTCAGCGGGCTCAAGACAGCCGTGTCGGTGAAAGCTCGGGAGTTGCGCGATCCAGCCGGCGTACTCGACGACATCGACCGGCGCGATCTTGCGAAATCCTTCGAGGAAGCTGTGGTAGACACGCTGGTTGCCAAGTGCCTCCGTGCGATGAAGGCGACCGGCCTCGAGCGGTTGATCGTGGCCGGAGGCGTCGGGGCCAACGCGCGGCTGCGCGCCAGGTTGCGGCACGAACTGACAGCCGCGGGCCTCAGCGTCTATTATCCGCAAAACGAATTCTGTACCGACAATGCAGCCATGGTCGCACTGACCGGAGCCCTGCGACTGCGCGAAGGCAGTTCCGCGGCGCCGGCCGTTCAGGCCAGGGCGCGCTGGGAACTCGAAGAACTACAACCACCCTGA
- the folB gene encoding dihydroneopterin aldolase — protein sequence MDTIFLKDLRVRAIVGIWEWERRLPQDISIDLEMAVDARAAAERDQIDATLDYKAVSRRVVDLVQGSGFHLVETLAERIAETVMAEFAVPWMKVVVRKTFAIRGARDVGICIERGDPKTVPRRGKPGR from the coding sequence ATGGACACGATCTTCCTCAAGGACCTGCGCGTCAGGGCCATCGTCGGCATCTGGGAGTGGGAACGGCGGCTGCCTCAGGACATCAGCATCGACCTCGAGATGGCTGTGGATGCGCGCGCGGCAGCGGAGCGCGACCAGATCGACGCAACGCTGGATTACAAGGCGGTATCCAGGCGTGTAGTCGACCTCGTGCAGGGCTCGGGTTTCCATCTGGTCGAGACGCTGGCCGAGCGTATCGCCGAGACCGTCATGGCGGAGTTCGCCGTGCCATGGATGAAAGTAGTCGTGCGTAAGACGTTCGCGATTCGCGGCGCACGCGATGTCGGCATTTGCATCGAGCGGGGCGATCCTAAGACCGTGCCGCGGCGCGGGAAGCCTGGCCGTTGA
- the folK gene encoding 2-amino-4-hydroxy-6-hydroxymethyldihydropteridine diphosphokinase encodes MIDHGPDAGRHDPVTSAAVPVFVSAGSNIDPVRNLRMAVRELERRFAPLLLSSVYRNKAAGFTGDDFLNMIIGFTTRERPEGILAELERLHAQAGRVRGQNPFGPRALDLDLILYGDAIDEKLRLPREDINRYSFVLGPLAEVAPTTRHPVTGETLGELWARFDQARHPLEWLPLSVLDADPRGRSG; translated from the coding sequence TTGATCGACCATGGCCCCGATGCCGGCCGGCATGACCCCGTCACTTCTGCCGCTGTCCCGGTCTTCGTCAGTGCAGGCAGCAATATCGACCCGGTCCGCAATCTGCGCATGGCCGTGCGCGAGCTCGAGAGGCGTTTTGCGCCGCTGTTGCTGTCGTCCGTTTATCGCAACAAGGCTGCAGGGTTCACGGGCGACGATTTTCTGAACATGATCATTGGGTTTACGACCCGTGAACGCCCCGAAGGCATCCTTGCCGAACTGGAACGGCTGCACGCGCAGGCGGGCCGGGTACGGGGGCAAAACCCGTTTGGCCCACGGGCCCTGGATCTCGACCTGATTCTGTACGGCGACGCAATCGACGAGAAGCTGCGCCTGCCGCGAGAGGACATCAATCGCTACAGTTTCGTGCTGGGGCCGCTGGCCGAGGTCGCCCCGACCACGCGCCATCCCGTGACCGGCGAAACCCTGGGCGAGTTATGGGCGCGATTCGACCAGGCGCGCCATCCGCTCGAGTGGCTGCCTCTGTCGGTGCTCGACGCGGATCCGCGGGGCAGGTCCGGCTGA
- a CDS encoding pteridine reductase — protein MAAGTAALGGKWALVTGAARRVGATIARSLHESGASVAIHYRESDAPARALAAELNATRAGSALITRCDLRQEAAIDSMLREVLDHAGRLDILVNNASSFYPTPIGSITAAQWDDLIGTNLRAPLFLSQAAVPQLRAAHGSIVNLIDIHAIRPLRDHPVYGAAKAGLAMLTRSLARDLAPEVRVNGVAPGAVLWPDDGIEDRTRESIVRQIPMRRAGTPEDIAGCVLYLVRDAPYVTGQIITVDGGRSIGW, from the coding sequence ATGGCAGCAGGCACGGCAGCACTCGGCGGCAAGTGGGCCCTCGTCACGGGAGCGGCACGCCGGGTTGGCGCAACCATTGCGCGCAGCCTTCATGAAAGCGGTGCTTCGGTTGCCATCCACTACCGCGAATCGGACGCTCCTGCACGGGCGCTCGCAGCGGAGCTCAATGCAACCCGTGCGGGCTCGGCGTTGATCACGCGATGCGACCTGCGGCAGGAAGCAGCCATCGATTCGATGCTCCGCGAGGTGCTCGATCACGCCGGGCGTCTGGACATACTCGTCAACAATGCCTCGAGCTTTTATCCGACGCCGATCGGCAGCATCACCGCTGCGCAATGGGACGACCTGATAGGCACGAACCTGCGGGCACCCCTGTTCCTGTCGCAGGCGGCAGTGCCGCAGCTGCGCGCGGCGCACGGCTCGATCGTCAACCTGATCGACATCCACGCCATACGCCCGCTGCGCGATCACCCGGTTTACGGCGCGGCCAAGGCCGGGCTCGCCATGCTGACCCGCTCACTGGCCCGCGACCTCGCGCCGGAGGTACGCGTCAACGGGGTGGCACCCGGGGCGGTCCTGTGGCCGGACGACGGCATCGAGGATCGCACTCGCGAAAGCATCGTCCGCCAGATCCCGATGCGACGCGCCGGCACGCCCGAGGATATCGCCGGCTGCGTGCTGTACCTGGTGCGGGACGCGCCCTACGTGACCGGCCAGATCATCACCGTGGATGGCGGACGAAGCATCGGCTGGTGA
- a CDS encoding SAM-dependent methyltransferase: protein MANRFDLPAPSDDELAHSRRVAGYIAERIHRAGGWIDFSEFMDLALYAPGLGYYSAGAEKFGPTGDFVTAPEISALFGRCLANACGAWLRDSPDAVILELGAGSGALAAEVLGALQGHGVVPARYLILEVSAGLRRRQQETLQRLPQALRDTVEWLDELPQSPLRAIILANEVADALPVTRFRKLEHDVMAQGVSVAGDGFAWAERPAGRELRAAVAAIESGLGRELDNGYTSEVSLRLPAWIDSIARIIEAGAFLVCDYGMARREYYHPERRDGTLLCHYRHRAHADPFLHPGLQDISAWVDFTAAAAAADAAGLSVAGYSTQAHFLVDSGVLTELERLQTGQVRDRVALAGQARRLLMPGEMGERFKVLAATRGRGHCDGFGFRDLRHLL from the coding sequence ATGGCGAACCGATTCGATCTGCCGGCGCCGTCCGATGACGAGCTGGCACACAGCCGGCGCGTTGCCGGATACATCGCGGAGCGCATTCATCGCGCCGGCGGCTGGATCGATTTTTCCGAATTCATGGATCTCGCCCTGTATGCGCCGGGACTTGGCTATTACAGCGCCGGAGCGGAAAAATTCGGTCCGACGGGCGATTTCGTCACGGCGCCCGAAATCTCGGCGCTGTTCGGTCGCTGTCTGGCGAATGCATGTGGTGCCTGGTTGCGCGACAGTCCGGACGCCGTGATCCTGGAACTTGGTGCGGGCAGCGGGGCTCTGGCGGCCGAGGTCCTCGGCGCACTGCAAGGCCATGGTGTGGTGCCGGCGCGTTACCTCATCCTCGAGGTGAGCGCCGGCCTGCGCAGACGGCAGCAGGAAACGCTGCAGCGCCTGCCGCAGGCGCTGCGCGATACCGTGGAATGGCTCGACGAACTACCGCAGTCGCCGCTGCGCGCGATCATTCTCGCCAACGAGGTGGCGGACGCGTTGCCGGTGACGCGCTTTCGCAAACTCGAACACGACGTCATGGCACAGGGTGTCAGCGTGGCCGGTGATGGATTTGCCTGGGCCGAGCGGCCGGCAGGTCGGGAGTTGCGCGCTGCAGTTGCCGCCATCGAGAGCGGGCTTGGTCGCGAACTGGACAATGGCTACACCTCGGAGGTCAGCCTGCGCCTGCCCGCCTGGATCGACTCCATCGCCAGGATCATCGAGGCGGGGGCTTTCCTGGTCTGCGATTACGGCATGGCGCGGCGCGAGTACTATCATCCGGAGCGGCGCGATGGAACGCTTCTTTGTCATTACCGCCATCGCGCGCATGCCGATCCGTTCCTTCACCCGGGGTTGCAGGACATCAGTGCCTGGGTCGACTTCACCGCGGCGGCAGCGGCCGCCGACGCCGCAGGACTATCCGTGGCGGGATACAGCACCCAGGCGCATTTCCTGGTCGACAGCGGCGTGTTGACCGAACTGGAGCGATTGCAAACAGGGCAGGTTCGCGATCGAGTTGCACTGGCCGGTCAGGCACGCCGCCTGTTGATGCCCGGCGAGATGGGCGAACGCTTCAAGGTTCTCGCCGCCACGCGCGGGCGTGGCCACTGCGATGGTTTCGGCTTTCGCGATCTGCGCCACCTGCTTTAG
- a CDS encoding transglycosylase SLT domain-containing protein, which yields MPSKTVNRRDVVRLGVTAGTLAITAEAAAAARSGPATSGMRRDHPLEFRLGSDFQPDLSRNAARGLTDAVLEFLLDSHPPGMTLSHWDLNPRDMPFLQGHIGKIVTHVFDGIRDNRELHPVDPVLVLSLLYNESRFAPTVVSPAGAVGMAQFMPDTALEYGLEPLGRHYLWERFRDLQRARREAVTKRIEAFKSRFGVAGFDARAVIDRAVATGDLEILREFVAINVPDEEVEAARRAYTAALQQDFASHDFFAGGAAALQATDARVGYGAIGKCVTYLARRLRENDGMVTSAVAAYNAGPEAVRVRNPQSVLYRFGEMPALAETVRYVQRILAVYSDIRDRL from the coding sequence ATGCCCAGTAAAACAGTCAACCGGCGTGATGTAGTCCGTCTCGGAGTTACCGCGGGGACGCTGGCAATCACGGCGGAGGCCGCGGCGGCGGCTCGTAGCGGGCCGGCGACCAGCGGCATGCGTCGCGATCATCCGCTCGAGTTCCGCCTGGGCAGCGATTTCCAGCCGGATCTTTCCCGCAATGCGGCCCGGGGGCTGACGGATGCGGTGCTGGAGTTCCTGCTGGATTCGCATCCGCCCGGCATGACGCTGTCACACTGGGATCTCAACCCGCGTGACATGCCGTTCCTGCAGGGGCACATCGGGAAGATCGTCACTCACGTCTTCGATGGCATCCGGGACAATCGCGAGCTGCATCCCGTCGACCCGGTCCTGGTGCTGTCCCTGCTGTACAACGAGTCGCGGTTCGCGCCGACTGTGGTTTCCCCTGCGGGTGCAGTCGGCATGGCCCAGTTCATGCCGGACACGGCGCTGGAGTATGGGCTCGAGCCGTTAGGCAGGCACTACTTGTGGGAGCGCTTCCGGGACCTCCAGCGTGCGCGCAGGGAAGCAGTGACAAAACGAATCGAGGCATTCAAGTCACGGTTCGGGGTTGCCGGCTTCGATGCCCGGGCGGTGATCGATCGCGCCGTGGCTACGGGGGATCTCGAAATCCTGCGGGAATTCGTGGCCATCAACGTGCCCGACGAGGAGGTTGAGGCGGCGAGGCGGGCCTACACCGCAGCCCTGCAACAGGACTTCGCGAGTCACGACTTTTTTGCCGGTGGCGCAGCTGCACTGCAGGCGACCGACGCCCGCGTCGGCTACGGGGCCATCGGAAAGTGCGTGACCTATCTCGCGCGTCGCTTGCGCGAGAACGACGGGATGGTCACCAGCGCCGTGGCTGCCTACAACGCGGGACCAGAGGCGGTCCGGGTCAGAAATCCGCAATCGGTGCTATATCGTTTTGGGGAAATGCCCGCCCTGGCGGAGACCGTACGGTATGTGCAGCGGATACTCGCGGTCTACTCCGACATCAGGGATCGACTCTGA
- a CDS encoding multifunctional CCA addition/repair protein — protein sequence MQSYLVGGAVRDRLLGLPVAERDWVVVGATPGDLESFGYRRVGADFPVYLHPTTGEEYALARAERKTGRGYRGFAVAFGPEVTLEEDLRRRDLTINAIAEDADGRLIDPYGGQRDLAARRLHHVSDAFREDPVRILRVARFAARFAPLGFSVAPATLQLMREMVAAGEAAELVPERVWQETESALATTRPDVFVSTLRDCGALAAIYPEVDALWGVPQPPRWHPEIDTGVHLLMALEQSARLSPKPEVHFAVLVHDLGKGTTPPRFWPRHTGHEERGVALARALCQRVGAPNRFRDLGCAVARYHGLCHRAFELRPGTILRVLEGVDAMRRPDRFEDFLLACEADARGRLGLSDTPYPQAQWLRQAREAAVAVDARALAARGLDGPALGEALREARVRAIAVARRHSGTAP from the coding sequence ATGCAGTCATACCTCGTCGGCGGCGCGGTGCGGGATCGCCTCCTGGGCCTGCCGGTCGCCGAGCGCGACTGGGTGGTCGTGGGCGCCACGCCCGGCGATCTCGAGTCGTTCGGTTACCGGCGTGTCGGCGCGGACTTCCCCGTGTATTTGCACCCCACGACCGGGGAGGAATATGCGCTGGCCCGTGCGGAGCGCAAGACGGGCCGGGGCTACAGGGGTTTCGCGGTCGCCTTCGGACCCGAGGTAACGCTCGAGGAGGATCTTCGCCGGCGTGACCTTACGATCAATGCCATCGCCGAGGACGCCGACGGCCGCCTGATCGACCCATACGGCGGCCAGCGTGATCTGGCTGCACGGCGCCTGCACCACGTCTCCGATGCCTTTCGTGAAGATCCGGTACGCATCCTCCGCGTGGCGCGTTTTGCCGCGCGTTTTGCCCCGCTCGGTTTCAGCGTGGCACCCGCAACGCTGCAGCTCATGCGGGAAATGGTGGCCGCGGGAGAAGCAGCCGAACTCGTGCCGGAACGTGTCTGGCAGGAGACCGAGAGTGCGCTCGCCACCACCAGGCCCGACGTGTTCGTCAGTACGCTGCGCGATTGCGGGGCGCTCGCGGCAATCTACCCGGAGGTCGATGCGCTGTGGGGCGTACCGCAGCCGCCGCGGTGGCATCCTGAGATCGACACCGGCGTGCACCTGCTCATGGCGCTCGAGCAAAGCGCGCGGCTCTCACCGAAGCCCGAGGTGCACTTCGCTGTCCTGGTACACGACCTCGGCAAGGGCACGACGCCGCCGCGATTCTGGCCGCGGCACACCGGCCACGAGGAGCGCGGTGTCGCCCTCGCCCGCGCGCTGTGCCAGCGGGTCGGCGCACCGAATCGGTTCCGTGACCTCGGCTGCGCGGTGGCTCGCTATCACGGCCTCTGCCACCGCGCGTTCGAGCTGCGACCCGGGACGATACTGCGCGTGCTCGAGGGCGTGGATGCAATGCGTCGTCCTGATCGATTCGAGGATTTTCTCCTCGCCTGCGAGGCCGACGCGCGGGGCCGCCTGGGACTCTCCGACACCCCATACCCGCAGGCGCAATGGCTGCGGCAGGCACGTGAGGCGGCGGTGGCCGTGGATGCGCGTGCGCTGGCCGCGCGCGGCCTGGACGGCCCCGCACTCGGTGAAGCGCTGCGCGAGGCACGTGTACGCGCCATCGCCGTCGCGCGGCGACACTCAGGCACTGCGCCCTGA
- a CDS encoding aminopeptidase, which yields MSLPRRLFWSAGSAIVLALGGGCSPAYVTQAVTGQLEIAGVERPVDDVLNDARTTPELRRSLAAAKQVLRYAHEELGLPDNGSYRQFAALDRPYVVWNVFVAPEFSLELHTWCFPVAGCVGYRGYFDEKDAQQFAAGKAAQGSDVAVRGALAYSTLGFFRDPLLSTVMHLPPTDVAGLVFHELAHQRIYVAGDTAFNESFATLVEQEGTIRWLEVNANSEGLCAYLVGLQREREVYALLEQARARLKAVYASKQTEEARRKAKESELTQLRERYRQLRAQWHEPPYFDGWFRQPLNNAALAAIAAYRSYVGQLRVILDSEGGDLERFYRRVERLARLTAAERAAVLGEITDPTDRQPGAGCPGGPG from the coding sequence ATGAGCCTGCCACGAAGACTGTTCTGGTCCGCAGGGTCCGCGATCGTGCTGGCGCTGGGTGGTGGATGCAGCCCGGCGTACGTAACCCAGGCGGTGACGGGCCAGCTCGAGATCGCTGGTGTCGAGCGTCCTGTAGACGACGTACTGAATGATGCGCGGACCACGCCTGAACTGCGCCGGAGTCTTGCGGCGGCGAAACAGGTGTTGCGTTATGCGCACGAAGAGCTCGGGCTCCCGGATAACGGCAGTTATCGACAGTTTGCGGCGCTCGACCGGCCGTACGTGGTATGGAATGTTTTCGTTGCGCCGGAGTTTTCCCTCGAACTGCATACCTGGTGCTTTCCGGTGGCCGGCTGCGTGGGATATCGCGGCTACTTCGACGAAAAAGATGCGCAGCAATTCGCGGCGGGCAAAGCAGCGCAGGGCAGTGATGTCGCTGTACGTGGCGCTCTGGCGTACTCGACGCTGGGATTCTTCCGCGATCCCCTGCTCAGCACCGTCATGCATCTGCCGCCGACAGATGTTGCGGGGCTGGTCTTTCACGAACTGGCCCACCAACGGATTTACGTGGCAGGCGATACCGCATTTAACGAGAGCTTCGCGACGCTCGTCGAGCAGGAAGGCACGATCCGCTGGCTGGAAGTCAACGCGAACTCCGAGGGTCTGTGCGCCTATCTCGTCGGGCTGCAACGTGAACGAGAGGTCTACGCGCTTCTCGAGCAAGCCCGCGCAAGGCTGAAAGCGGTCTACGCCTCGAAGCAGACGGAGGAAGCACGTCGCAAAGCCAAGGAATCTGAGCTGACGCAGTTGCGTGAACGGTACCGGCAGTTGCGCGCCCAGTGGCACGAGCCGCCCTATTTCGACGGGTGGTTTCGGCAGCCGCTCAACAATGCCGCGCTTGCGGCGATTGCCGCCTATCGCAGCTACGTCGGACAGTTGCGGGTGATCCTCGACAGCGAAGGCGGCGACCTGGAACGGTTCTATCGACGGGTCGAGCGGCTCGCCCGACTGACTGCGGCCGAGCGGGCTGCCGTCCTGGGCGAGATCACCGACCCGACCGACCGGCAGCCCGGCGCAGGATGCCCAGGCGGCCCGGGCTGA
- a CDS encoding complex I NDUFA9 subunit family protein: MHQPVRQPGRRGDAPTSALPPVCLLGGSGFVGSRLAAALATRGYPVVVPTRQRSRARHLLVLPTVRLLETDVGQPAALEAALRGSRVVVNLVGILNERGRDGAGFRQAHSQFAAAVVAASAHLGIHKLVQVSALGADADAGPSHYLRSKGAAERAISHATSPAWTILQPSLIFGAGDSSTNRFGRLLGRLPWVFPLAMPQARFAPVHVDDVVAAIVRAIEEPGTNGRTYQLCGPEVLSLIDIVRRIVAALGLQRRVIGLPRWASRLQARVMDFVPGKPFSTDNFLSLTVDSVCSENGFAALGIEPRAFDANLSAALDDLLSPGRLGILRRAAGRSGR, encoded by the coding sequence ATGCATCAACCTGTAAGGCAGCCCGGGCGTCGCGGCGACGCACCGACGTCCGCCCTGCCACCAGTGTGCCTGCTGGGCGGCTCCGGCTTCGTTGGTTCGCGACTGGCCGCCGCGCTCGCCACCCGCGGCTACCCGGTGGTGGTCCCAACCCGGCAGCGCTCCCGCGCGCGCCACCTGCTGGTACTGCCGACCGTGCGACTGCTCGAGACCGATGTCGGGCAGCCCGCTGCGCTCGAGGCTGCGCTGCGCGGCAGCCGCGTCGTGGTGAACCTCGTCGGGATCCTGAATGAGCGCGGCCGCGACGGCGCCGGTTTCCGCCAGGCTCATTCGCAATTCGCCGCTGCGGTCGTGGCTGCCAGCGCACACCTGGGAATACACAAACTGGTTCAGGTCAGTGCACTCGGAGCCGACGCCGACGCAGGCCCCAGTCATTACCTTCGCAGCAAGGGCGCAGCGGAACGTGCCATCAGCCACGCGACATCCCCGGCGTGGACTATCCTGCAGCCGTCCTTGATATTCGGAGCCGGTGACTCGTCCACCAACCGTTTCGGCCGACTCCTCGGCCGTCTGCCGTGGGTCTTTCCGCTGGCGATGCCGCAAGCGCGGTTTGCCCCGGTCCACGTCGATGACGTCGTCGCGGCAATCGTGCGCGCCATCGAGGAACCTGGCACCAACGGGCGAACCTATCAGCTGTGCGGGCCCGAGGTGCTGTCGCTGATTGACATCGTACGGCGGATCGTTGCTGCCCTCGGCCTGCAGCGGCGCGTCATCGGGCTGCCACGGTGGGCGTCCCGGCTGCAGGCGCGGGTGATGGACTTCGTGCCGGGCAAGCCGTTCTCCACCGACAACTTCCTGTCGCTGACTGTCGACAGCGTATGCTCCGAAAATGGTTTTGCCGCGCTCGGCATAGAGCCGCGTGCCTTCGATGCCAACCTGAGCGCCGCACTGGATGACCTGCTCAGCCCGGGCCGCCTGGGCATCCTGCGCCGGGCTGCCGGTCGGTCGGGTCGGTGA
- a CDS encoding DegQ family serine endoprotease: MPAMVGEQPLPSLAPLVKKISPAVVSIATRGTVSAPPNPLMEDPFFRRFFGVPRQPREMRGTGSGVIVDAKNGYILTNHHVVENADEIEVILYDNRSLKATVVGSDQGTDIAVLKIEKPSELTQISLGNSDQVLVGDFVVAIGNPFGLQHTVTSGIVSALGRSGISPDGYEDFIQTDASINPGNSGGALVNLNGDLIGINSAIFSSSGGNIGIGFAIPVNIAKSIMSQILEFGKVQRGLLGVSISDFNAETAKAYGVDAHEGALVQEVVPGSAAEKAGVKVGDVILAVDGEAITGASKLRATIGVKRRGEKVSLEVLRDGNRRTLAATLDEREDAEQADAGSLHLGLAGAELANYDGSGSYNGPAVQVVAVEPESPAAAVGLRANDVIFAVNRTRVHSVSEMRDVADQQSLLILSVRRGGRDLMLQVR, translated from the coding sequence ATGCCTGCGATGGTCGGCGAGCAGCCGCTGCCAAGCCTCGCGCCGCTCGTGAAGAAGATCTCGCCCGCAGTGGTGAGCATTGCAACCCGTGGTACGGTCAGCGCACCGCCGAATCCGCTGATGGAAGACCCGTTCTTCCGCCGTTTCTTCGGTGTACCGCGCCAACCGCGTGAAATGCGCGGCACGGGGTCCGGCGTCATCGTCGATGCGAAGAACGGCTACATCCTGACCAACCACCACGTCGTGGAGAACGCCGACGAGATCGAAGTGATCCTGTACGACAACCGCAGCCTCAAGGCGACGGTGGTCGGCTCGGACCAGGGTACCGACATCGCCGTGCTCAAGATCGAAAAACCATCGGAGCTGACGCAGATCAGTCTCGGCAACTCGGATCAGGTGCTGGTGGGCGATTTCGTGGTCGCCATCGGCAATCCGTTCGGCCTGCAGCACACCGTGACATCCGGGATCGTCAGCGCACTCGGGCGCAGCGGTATCAGCCCGGACGGCTACGAAGACTTCATCCAGACCGATGCGTCGATCAATCCGGGCAACTCCGGCGGCGCCCTGGTCAATCTCAATGGCGACCTGATCGGCATCAACTCGGCCATCTTCTCCAGCAGCGGGGGCAATATCGGCATCGGCTTTGCGATACCCGTCAACATCGCGAAATCGATCATGTCGCAGATCCTGGAATTCGGGAAAGTGCAGCGCGGCCTGCTCGGCGTGAGCATCAGCGACTTCAACGCCGAGACGGCGAAGGCATATGGCGTCGATGCGCACGAGGGCGCCCTGGTCCAGGAAGTCGTGCCTGGCTCGGCAGCAGAGAAAGCGGGAGTGAAAGTCGGCGACGTCATTCTCGCAGTGGACGGCGAGGCCATCACGGGAGCGTCGAAACTGCGCGCCACCATCGGCGTCAAGCGCCGCGGCGAGAAGGTCAGCCTGGAAGTCCTGCGCGACGGCAACCGGCGCACGCTCGCCGCCACGCTCGATGAACGCGAGGATGCGGAGCAAGCCGATGCCGGCAGCCTGCACCTGGGTCTTGCCGGCGCAGAACTGGCCAACTACGACGGCAGCGGCAGCTACAACGGACCTGCCGTCCAGGTTGTCGCGGTCGAGCCGGAAAGCCCGGCCGCCGCGGTCGGGCTGCGGGCAAACGACGTAATATTCGCGGTGAACCGCACGCGCGTGCACTCTGTATCCGAGATGCGTGACGTGGCCGACCAGCAGAGCCTGCTGATCCTGTCGGTGCGCCGCGGCGGCCGCGACCTGATGTTGCAGGTGCGTTAG